The following coding sequences lie in one Chionomys nivalis chromosome 8, mChiNiv1.1, whole genome shotgun sequence genomic window:
- the LOC130880297 gene encoding proteasome subunit beta type-1-like, producing the protein MRAQGSTGPAHLRFSPYAFNGGTVLAIAGEDFSIVASDTRLSEGFSIHTRDSPKCYKLTDKTVIGCSGFHGDCLTLTKIIEARLKMYKHSNNKAMTAGAIAAVLSTILYSRRFFPYYVYNIISGLDEEGKGAVYSFDPVGSCQRDSFKAGGSASAMLQPLLDNQVGFKNMQNVDHVPLSLDRAMRLVKDVFISAAERDMYTGDALRICIVTKEGIREETVPLWKD; encoded by the coding sequence ATGAGGGCTCAGGGCTCCACCGGCCCCGCGCACCTGCGGTTCTCGCCTTACGCCTTCAATGGAGGTACTGTATTGGCAATTGCTGGAGAAGATTTTTCCATTGTTGCTTCAGACACTCGGTTGAGTGAAGGGTTTTCAATTCATACCCGAGATAGCCCCAAATGTTATAAACTAACAGACAAAACAGTCATTGGCTGCAGTGGTTTTCATGGAGATTGTCTTACTCTGACGAAGATTATTGAAGCAAGATTAAAGATGTACAAGCACTCCAATAACAAGGCCATGACAGCCGGGGCGATTGCTGCGGTGCTTTCCACCATCCTCTACTCACGGCGCTTCTTCCCGTACTATGTCTACAACATCATCAGTGGACTGgatgaagaaggaaagggagctgTGTATAGCTTTGACCCAGTGGGCTCCTGCCAGAGAGACTCCTTCAAGGCTGGGGGCTCAGCAAGTGCCATGCTGCAGCCTCTGCTTGACAACCAGGTTGGTTTCAAAAATATGCAGAATGTGGACCACGTGCCCCTGTCTCTGGACAGAGCTATGCGGCTGGTGAAGGATGTCTTCATTTCTGCAGCTGAGAGGGACATGTACACTGGCGATGCCCTCAGGATCTGCATTGTGACCAAAGAGGGCATCAGGGAGGAGACTGTTCCCCTGTGGAAAGACTGA